One region of Gilliamella sp. ESL0405 genomic DNA includes:
- a CDS encoding AraC family transcriptional regulator: protein MKKDINQILADYVNCAQQIKHRYFANKAQAKPLHAYQTEVPKIEIVLAGKLLIQWADNDGNRIEKTLSTDDLLYITAHSWYKPLKTSACTSLSILYDKQQICLSLTRWDGSDAVPYSQITLPRRGPRIGTFILQSLAELTWHNQPSVQNQTAYFLIQSLLSDTLDLLNADVKTSSKTTSLFQAIRSYIDSHFREDISRDVLANLFYISPNYLSHLFQREGKMGLNEYLNYIRLEYAKSLLKEYDLNIKEVALASGFKDSNYFCRIFRKQTERSPTEYRRQYHSKLLQK, encoded by the coding sequence ATGAAGAAAGATATCAATCAAATATTAGCTGATTATGTCAATTGCGCACAGCAGATCAAACATCGCTACTTTGCCAATAAAGCGCAAGCGAAACCTTTACACGCTTACCAAACCGAAGTGCCGAAAATTGAGATCGTATTAGCGGGCAAACTTTTGATACAGTGGGCAGATAATGACGGCAATAGAATTGAAAAAACCTTATCGACTGACGATCTGCTCTATATTACCGCACATAGTTGGTATAAACCGTTAAAGACCAGTGCCTGCACCAGCTTAAGTATTTTGTATGATAAACAACAAATTTGCCTGAGTTTAACCCGTTGGGACGGTAGCGATGCAGTGCCTTATAGCCAAATTACCCTGCCCAGACGAGGCCCTCGCATCGGCACTTTTATCCTGCAATCACTGGCAGAGCTAACCTGGCATAATCAACCATCTGTACAAAATCAAACCGCCTATTTTCTGATTCAAAGCTTACTGAGCGATACATTAGATTTACTCAATGCCGATGTAAAAACCAGCTCCAAAACAACCAGTTTATTTCAAGCGATTCGAAGCTATATTGATAGCCATTTTCGCGAAGATATCAGCCGTGATGTGCTGGCAAACTTATTTTATATTTCGCCCAACTATCTATCTCACTTATTTCAACGGGAAGGAAAAATGGGATTGAATGAATATCTTAACTATATTCGATTAGAATATGCTAAATCGCTGCTTAAAGAGTATGATCTCAATATCAAAGAGGTCGCTTTAGCATCGGGATTTAAAGACAGTAACTATTTTTGCCGAATTTTCCGAAAACAGACCGAACGCTCACCAACCGAATACCGACGCCAATATCACAGCAAATTATTGCAAAAATAG
- a CDS encoding carbohydrate porin: MKLKIMVGVCCLYSASTLAAIEWQTEQGTLKLYGDVEFNIDAASKKHQLTSLKTTAKKDFDAKDGDRWDINGRILIGLDGKRELANNAYAGFSVQPLADLSGKVNLDDASFFFGHKQDWQIKVGRFEAYDMFPLGQDTFIEYSGNTANDLYSDGFGYIYMMKEGRGRSSTGGALELAKQFGDFNFQINSMVKDGTTLFNDSTYHGYKLRKEKNVVYLRPVIAYNNGTISAAAAVEHNVVSNAYRYYDEVKDKWLDQSKRTGYGLTFSWNSEGDFNQSAQGLLINSSLAYLDAEQEKDFTAGLNGVWNNIGLGYIFAANDIKTFNPNYKDKSGISTKGKYKIHTINASYLIPNVMEMDNFNLYLGTYWSHLDRDKKQGGDSDNRYGARLRFKYLF, from the coding sequence ATGAAGTTAAAAATAATGGTAGGCGTCTGTTGTTTATATTCCGCATCAACTTTGGCAGCAATCGAATGGCAGACAGAGCAAGGCACACTAAAATTATATGGTGATGTTGAGTTTAATATTGATGCGGCAAGTAAAAAACATCAATTAACTTCGCTTAAAACAACGGCAAAAAAGGATTTTGATGCGAAAGACGGCGATCGTTGGGATATTAATGGTCGAATCTTAATTGGTTTAGACGGTAAACGAGAGCTGGCAAATAATGCTTATGCCGGATTTTCCGTTCAGCCACTGGCTGACTTAAGTGGCAAAGTGAATTTAGATGATGCAAGCTTCTTCTTTGGGCATAAACAAGATTGGCAGATCAAAGTCGGACGCTTTGAAGCTTATGATATGTTCCCATTAGGGCAAGATACGTTTATTGAATATTCGGGCAATACCGCCAATGATCTCTATAGCGATGGATTTGGCTATATCTATATGATGAAAGAGGGACGAGGGCGCAGTAGTACCGGCGGTGCTTTAGAGTTAGCCAAACAATTCGGCGATTTCAATTTTCAAATCAATTCAATGGTAAAAGACGGTACAACGCTGTTTAACGATAGTACCTACCATGGCTATAAACTACGTAAAGAAAAAAACGTCGTCTATTTACGACCGGTTATCGCTTACAACAATGGTACCATTTCAGCAGCAGCGGCGGTTGAGCATAATGTTGTGAGCAATGCTTACCGTTATTATGATGAAGTTAAAGATAAATGGTTAGATCAATCTAAACGTACCGGCTATGGCTTAACATTTAGCTGGAACAGTGAAGGTGATTTTAATCAATCGGCGCAAGGCTTATTGATTAATTCCAGCTTGGCATATTTAGATGCTGAGCAAGAAAAAGATTTTACCGCAGGCTTAAATGGTGTTTGGAATAACATTGGTCTGGGTTATATTTTTGCCGCAAATGATATTAAAACGTTTAATCCTAACTATAAAGATAAAAGCGGAATATCAACCAAAGGCAAATATAAAATACATACTATTAATGCCTCTTATTTAATCCCAAATGTGATGGAAATGGATAATTTTAATCTTTATCTAGGGACTTATTGGTCACATCTTGATCGGGATAAAAAGCAAGGCGGTGATAGCGATAATCGCTATGGTGCAAGATTGCGATTTAAATATCTATTCTAA
- a CDS encoding MFS transporter, whose amino-acid sequence MVSSVFKLWRQRIGYGIADLSCNLVWQLISLYLMFFYTDVMELPAYYVGIMFLVTRLVDGVADVLMGLVIDNTSTRWGRCRPWLLIGAVPFGLLCILAFYVPDFGTTGKLIYAFITYLCLSFIYTVVNIPFCAMLPFLTADSLERTTLSSVRILLGSLGSTIVAVATLPLVKSLGQGNQNQGFLYTAIIFGVIATFFLIVSFKNVEEKITIKQERMTLARAWQGLKDNTPWKIFAFNIFLMWGAFFLQMGALVYYFNYYVQNPELTAVIAGISTFVPLIGTLTVPLLASYMKKRHIYLFSSTINLIGMGIMIVFDVNQIGLIAGAVVLSIGAGQRTAIYFSMQADPVDYGVWKTGINTAGILTSINGFLGKVAMAGAGAITGFLLSSGGYTANAVQTPSALFAIKLCYLYLPAILIIASMFWIGKFYKLDDIYASICNELEARRQINADKS is encoded by the coding sequence ATGGTCAGTTCAGTATTTAAATTATGGCGACAACGTATAGGCTACGGAATTGCCGACCTCTCTTGTAATTTAGTCTGGCAATTAATATCGCTCTATTTAATGTTTTTCTATACCGATGTCATGGAGCTACCTGCTTACTATGTCGGTATTATGTTCTTAGTTACTCGTCTGGTTGACGGGGTAGCCGATGTCTTAATGGGGCTGGTTATTGATAACACCTCAACCCGTTGGGGGCGTTGCCGTCCATGGCTACTTATTGGTGCCGTGCCGTTTGGGCTATTATGTATATTGGCTTTTTACGTACCGGATTTTGGTACAACCGGTAAGCTTATTTATGCCTTTATTACCTATTTGTGCCTGTCATTTATCTATACGGTTGTGAATATTCCTTTTTGTGCGATGTTGCCATTTTTAACGGCCGATTCATTAGAACGTACAACTCTTTCATCAGTAAGAATTCTGCTCGGATCATTAGGCTCAACCATTGTCGCTGTGGCGACACTGCCGTTGGTGAAAAGCTTAGGGCAGGGTAATCAAAATCAGGGCTTTTTATATACTGCCATTATCTTTGGTGTGATTGCCACTTTCTTTTTAATTGTTAGTTTTAAAAACGTGGAAGAGAAGATCACCATAAAACAAGAGCGCATGACGCTAGCTCGAGCTTGGCAGGGTTTAAAGGACAATACACCATGGAAGATTTTTGCCTTTAACATCTTTTTGATGTGGGGGGCATTCTTTTTGCAAATGGGCGCATTAGTTTACTATTTTAACTATTATGTGCAAAATCCGGAGTTAACTGCTGTCATTGCCGGTATTTCGACCTTTGTGCCATTAATCGGAACCTTGACCGTCCCTCTGTTAGCAAGCTATATGAAAAAACGCCACATCTATCTGTTTTCCAGCACAATCAACCTTATCGGTATGGGCATAATGATTGTGTTTGATGTGAATCAAATCGGTTTGATTGCCGGTGCGGTAGTGTTATCCATTGGCGCCGGACAACGAACAGCAATCTATTTTTCAATGCAAGCTGATCCGGTTGATTATGGTGTATGGAAAACCGGTATTAACACTGCGGGCATTTTAACCTCGATTAACGGGTTTTTAGGCAAAGTCGCCATGGCGGGTGCTGGCGCTATCACTGGCTTTTTGCTTTCATCCGGTGGCTATACCGCCAATGCCGTACAAACCCCAAGCGCACTGTTTGCGATCAAACTTTGCTATCTCTACCTCCCGGCAATTTTAATCATCGCCTCAATGTTTTGGATCGGTAAGTTTTACAAACTCGATGATATTTATGCCTCAATTTGTAACGAGCTTGAAGCAAGACGACAAATTAATGCAGATAAATCATAG
- a CDS encoding sodium:proton antiporter yields the protein MKKPIYRSLLPIMLLLFMPFDLYAAQFNGDSLSLFWGVPFIGILLSIALMPLFLPQLWHHHYGKIICGWTLLFLVSALFSFGLQSTIYLTAHAILEEYIPFILLLLALFTVSGGILVKSPMKSTPKFNVGLLALGTLLASIMGTTGAAMLMIRPLIRANRERQYTVHTIIFFIFLVANIGGGLTPLGDPPLFIGFLKGVSFSWTVQHMLLPVWLTTAILLAIYYMIDRHYFCRQYGKLATTMTAKSKEPTKVYGINNLLLLVAIIANVLVSGIWQSSISFTILGAHITLSNLIRDLFFIVITLISIRITPKQVRAGNEFNWDPLIEVAKLFIGIFITIVPMLAILRAGNNGALASLVSLVNTSQGEPINGMYFWFTGLLSGFLDNAPTYLVFFNLAGGDAPMLMTTLTNTLLAISMGSVFMGALSYIGNAPNFMVKNIASQNNIAMPGFFGYMKWSVAILIPVFIVNHLIFF from the coding sequence ATGAAAAAGCCTATTTACCGCTCCTTGTTACCAATTATGTTATTACTGTTTATGCCATTTGATCTTTATGCGGCACAATTTAATGGCGATAGTTTGTCGTTATTTTGGGGCGTGCCGTTTATTGGTATTTTGTTGTCGATTGCTTTAATGCCACTTTTTTTACCGCAATTATGGCATCACCATTATGGTAAAATTATTTGCGGTTGGACGTTGCTATTTTTAGTTTCCGCACTGTTTTCATTCGGTCTACAATCAACGATTTACTTAACCGCTCATGCCATATTAGAAGAGTATATTCCGTTTATTTTGTTACTGCTGGCACTGTTTACCGTGTCCGGTGGTATTTTAGTTAAAAGCCCGATGAAAAGTACCCCTAAATTCAATGTTGGCTTATTGGCGCTGGGCACTTTGCTAGCGTCGATCATGGGTACAACTGGGGCGGCCATGTTAATGATCCGTCCTTTAATTCGAGCCAATCGAGAGCGCCAATATACCGTTCATACCATTATCTTTTTTATCTTTCTAGTGGCAAACATTGGCGGCGGATTAACGCCATTAGGCGATCCGCCGTTATTTATTGGTTTTTTAAAAGGCGTAAGCTTTAGTTGGACAGTACAACATATGTTACTGCCGGTATGGCTAACTACGGCAATATTATTAGCGATTTATTATATGATTGATCGCCACTATTTTTGCCGGCAATATGGCAAGTTAGCAACAACGATGACCGCTAAAAGCAAAGAGCCAACGAAAGTTTATGGCATAAATAATTTGCTGTTATTAGTGGCGATTATTGCTAATGTATTGGTTTCGGGCATCTGGCAATCGTCTATCAGTTTTACAATTTTAGGTGCCCATATCACACTGTCCAACTTAATACGGGATCTATTCTTTATTGTTATTACCCTTATTTCAATCCGCATCACGCCAAAGCAGGTGCGAGCGGGTAATGAGTTTAATTGGGATCCACTGATTGAAGTGGCAAAATTATTTATCGGCATTTTTATCACTATCGTTCCGATGCTGGCTATTTTACGGGCAGGCAATAACGGCGCTTTAGCTTCACTGGTTTCGCTGGTCAATACGTCACAAGGCGAGCCAATAAATGGAATGTATTTTTGGTTTACCGGGTTGCTTTCCGGCTTTTTAGATAATGCGCCGACTTATTTGGTCTTTTTCAACCTAGCCGGCGGCGATGCACCAATGTTAATGACCACGCTGACAAACACGCTGTTAGCCATATCAATGGGATCAGTATTTATGGGCGCACTGAGCTATATTGGCAATGCCCCTAATTTTATGGTGAAAAACATAGCCAGCCAAAACAACATCGCCATGCCCGGCTTTTTCGGTTATATGAAGTGGTCAGTGGCGATTTTAATACCAGTGTTTATCGTTAATCATCTGATATTTTTTTAA
- the fsa gene encoding fructose-6-phosphate aldolase: MELYLDTANVDAIKRLAAILPIKGVTTNPSIVAKSGKPIFELLTELQDLLGADKVLFAQVLSSDAKAMIKEAEQLRKVVPNIVTKIPVNAEGLKAIKALSEQGIATLGTAVYGAGQGFLAALAGAKYIAPYVNRIDAQGGNSKDTVQELQKLLDLHCPESIVLAASFRTPRQALDCLLAGCQGVTLPVDVAELFISDPAVDAAIAKFDQDWCKAFGALTY, encoded by the coding sequence ATGGAATTATATTTAGATACCGCAAATGTTGATGCGATTAAACGTTTAGCCGCAATTTTACCGATAAAAGGGGTAACCACCAATCCCAGCATTGTAGCAAAATCAGGTAAGCCAATATTTGAGTTGTTAACTGAGCTACAAGATCTGTTAGGCGCCGATAAAGTGCTGTTTGCTCAAGTACTTTCAAGTGATGCTAAAGCAATGATAAAAGAAGCAGAGCAGCTCAGAAAAGTGGTGCCTAATATTGTGACAAAAATTCCGGTCAATGCCGAAGGTTTAAAAGCGATTAAGGCGTTAAGCGAGCAAGGAATTGCAACATTAGGCACGGCTGTTTACGGCGCCGGGCAGGGCTTTTTGGCGGCATTAGCTGGGGCAAAATATATTGCTCCTTACGTTAACCGAATCGATGCACAGGGTGGAAACAGCAAAGATACCGTGCAGGAACTGCAAAAACTGCTGGATTTGCATTGCCCGGAGTCAATCGTTTTGGCGGCCAGTTTCCGAACACCAAGACAAGCGTTAGATTGTCTGTTAGCCGGCTGTCAAGGCGTTACTTTGCCGGTCGATGTCGCTGAGCTGTTTATTTCCGATCCCGCTGTTGATGCGGCTATCGCCAAATTTGATCAGGATTGGTGTAAAGCTTTTGGCGCCTTAACTTATTGA